A region of Solanum dulcamara chromosome 7, daSolDulc1.2, whole genome shotgun sequence DNA encodes the following proteins:
- the LOC129894737 gene encoding uncharacterized protein LOC129894737 has product MNFKFTVTLFLAATLFLAVTLLFSLCEALKEGKSCVANGNYDSGLHCETCLANGNVKELSFNRYSWLMTHNSFAKLKAKSGIGGVILAPMNQQDTITEHLNVSLHLRDLFLQSFKNIEITKGLALFPMMPKPTQDKIADFEMKLMDIDSEHLGIPEAEYHHLVRMPSAEFGRICKDLSSIGDTVVISVTKKGVKFSIRGDIGTANIVCRQNTIVEKPEEATVIEIIEPVSLTFALRYLNSFTKASPLSNLKQERTGEECAYKKRKTSRKPWTQYGNFLVYAICFL; this is encoded by the exons ATGAATTTTAAGTTTACGGTTACTTTGTTTCTTGCGGCTACTCTGTTTCTTGCAGTTactcttctcttttctctttgTGAAGCCCTTAAG GAAGGAAAAAGTTGTGTAGCCAATGGAAACTATGATTCAGGGCTACATTGCGAGACTTGCCTTGCAAATGGCAAT GTGAAAGAATTGTCGTTTAATCGGTACTCTTGGCTGATGACACACAATTCTTTTGCCAAATTGAAAGCGAAGTCCGGGATAGGAGGTGTAATATTAGCTCCAATGAATCAACAGGACACCATCACCGAACATCTAAATGTAAGTTTACACCTTCGTGATCTCTTTCTTCAAAGCTTCAAAAACATAGAAATCACAAAGGGTTTAGCTCTTTTTCCTATGATGCCAAAACCAA CCCAAGACAAGATTGCTGATTTTGAGATGAAGCTAATGGACATTGACAGTGAGCATCTTGGGATTCCTGAAGCAGAATACCATCATCTTGTTAGAATGCCTTCGGCTGAGTTTGGTAGAATTTGCAAAGACCTTAGCAGCATTGGAGATACAG TTGTTATTTCAGTGACAAAGAAAGGTGTAAAATTCTCAATCAGAGGTGACATTGGTACTGCTAATATTGTTTGTAGGCAAAATACAATTGTTGAGAAG CCTGAAGAAGCTACAGTTATAGAGATAATTGAGCCAGTATCATTGACATTTGCCCTGAGATACTTGAACTCCTTTACAAAAGCATCTCCATTATCTAATTTGAAGCAGGA GAGAACTGGAGAAGAATGTGCttacaagaaaagaaagacgAGCAGAAAGCCATGGACGCAATATGGGAATTTTCTTGTTTATGcaatttgttttctttaa